The Mustela nigripes isolate SB6536 chromosome 11, MUSNIG.SB6536, whole genome shotgun sequence genomic interval CAGAACCAGATACTTAACACGATAGGGGCGTGCCTTTTCTCACCGAACGAGACATCCCGCCCTcaaactttctttttccctccactTCTGAGTCTGGACTTATTAGGACAGAAGCCGTCCCCCCATTTGaaatgggggaaactgaggccgagaCTGCGGATGAAATTCGGAGCGGGATGAACCTCTCCGGGCCAGGGAGTGCGGTGTCTGGAGAACACCTAACCCCAAATCCCCGTGTCCGTCTACTTCCCCCCAAGTTCGGCCCGGTTCTCCGGGTCCCCAATGCCGGCTCTCCGATCCCCGGCGAGAGGCTTCCAGGGCCCCCGCGACCTCCCGCCCAGCCCGCGCCCGGCGTACCTGGCACTCGCTCCCCGCCCGCCGCGCCCAGTAGCGCCAGCCCGAGCCCCAGCACGAGGAGCCGCGGCAGCGGACGCAGCGGACCGGGAAGCATGGTGCGCGTCCCGCGGCCGCGGCCGTCTGAGCCAGCCGCGCGCTGGCCGGGGCGAAGAGCTGCAGTCCCACCTCCGCCCCCGCCTTCCGGGGCGGTGCCCTCGGCTCGGCCCGCCCCGCGACCGGCTCCTGGACGCCCCGCCCAGCCTGGCCCGCTTAATTCAGTCATTAGCTCAAAAAGCACCAACTCGGTGCGCCTGCGGCGGGGACCCCGCAGGGACGCAGACCTGGCCCTATGCTGTGGATGCTGGAAGTCCAGGAAGTTGCGGGCGACAATCAGACACGAACAACGCATCTCAAAGATAACTGCAGCTTTTTTAAGGACCCCGGAGTATAATGATAACgacataacaaataataataataatgtctttaATTTCTACCTTGGAGCATAGCTACACAGTTAAATGTGCTCTTGTCGTCTCCAATTTTTCCGAGTGTAAAACTGAACCTTGGGAAGGTTGGGTGAgttcccagggtcccaggactagTAAGTCGCGGAGTCAAGAGCCAAGCTAGGGCTTCATTCCCGGTGCCCTGACCCACTGGGGGCCGGCGTTAGCCAGCTGAGGTCCCACCCCCCGGGCCACACGTCGGAGCAGCGGCCCCAGGCTCGAGCGACCCCAGCTGACCAGGTTGGGATTCGCGCGCCGCAGTCTGGAAAGgggtctctgcccctccccggggCGGTGGTCCAGTGACGTCACTGCCTCTTTAAGaccccccacctccgcccccgTGAGCACATTCTGCGGCTCCTACGAATCCTTCTGGGCTTCTTTGCAGGTGAGCCTGGGGGAAGTGCCAGCGTTGGAGGGGAAGAGGCGGACTCCTCAAGGAGTGGGGTGCAGCGGGCATGTTGGTGTAGGTAGGGGTGCATGTAGAGAACCTGGACTTAACTGGGGGAACACCGCCCCTGGGCGGGGGTCTGCCCCGAAGCTGCGGAGCTGGTCAGGTTCTTCTGCAGCCACTGAAGGGTTAaacgcccctccccctcccccgggacAAAGGCACCGAAACCcgggcgcccctcccccacctgcgcTGCTCTCTGGGGCGgggcccccctccccctcacctACCGGAGCCGACCCTGCTGATTACCGCCGCCATTAAGCCCTTCCCGCAGCACCGCTCCCAAGCTGCCGTCCCTTCTTCGGGCAGGACTCAGATCGAAAGCAGGAGGGGGCGCCCTTACGCCAAGCCGACCCCATAGTGTGCGGAAAGAGAAGGGGTCGAGGACAGGGGTAGGGTCTTGGAGGGGATAGGTGCTGGGTGCCTGGATGTGGAGGGCCGACGCCGGGGTTGGGATGAGCCTGGCGTGGGCCGCCCCGTCCGATCTCCTTCGCGGTCATTAGCTCCGTCAGGTATGGGCGGGATGCAAATGAGTGCACAGTCTGTCCTCTGGCCACGCGGCTGGGGCCGGTGCTAACTTAAGGTCCAAATCCTGTGTGGAATCTTTGGGCAACGGAGAGCTGCAACAGGACCTCGAGCAGAACTGACCCCCGAACCTAGCCACAACAGAGTGGGATGTGTGGGGAGACAAGTGAGGGGGGCAGTTAGCTGGACACACTCCGAGGGTTTAGGTCCTTTTAGAGGAATTGAATCCTGAGAGGATGGCATCTGGGACAGGAAGGCACAAGAAAATGTCCCCAGCCTTGGAAGTATCCTCAGTGTGACCCTAAGGGAGGGCAGAAGAGCAGGACCCAGGGGGTCAGAGGAGAGCCGTTGGGAAGAGCTTTTGGGCAAGAgggtggaattttttttcttgttcacttCTCCAGCCCCCTCTGGAATTTGACTGAGGCTGGGCCGGGACAGGTAGGGCCTGGCTAGGCCAGGTATGACGGGTCACCTGAGACACAAAGGTCACCACCCACCTGGGGGTATGGTTGGGGTGAGGGGTTTAAACACTGCTattgggtggtggggaggaagctTGGATCTCCAATCTTGATGTTGAAACTGACAGGTTTTGAGCCTGAAATTCCTGGCTAGAGCCAACCCACCATCTGTGTACCCCAAGGAGGGCACCTGGAAATTGCCCTCTTTTGGGGGATTCCTGCCCTTTTGGCTACTTTGCTGTCAGATAACACTGCCCTGTGGTGGGGCCACAGCCTGTGGTGTGAGAGTTGGCCCTCATCAGTAACAGAGGGTCTGGACCAGCCTGTCTTAATATCCGTCTGCTTCTGTCCCCCAGTGCGGCTCCTCTCAACCTCAACTTGGCCATGGCTTCTGCTGGTCTGCAAATCCTGGGGATTGTCCTGACACTGCTTGGCTGGGTAAATGGTCTGGTGTCGTGTGCCCTGCCCCTGTGGAAGGTGACCGCCTTCATCGGCAACAGCATCGTGGTGGCCCAGGTGGTATGGGAGGGTCTGTGGATGTCCTGCGTGGTGCAGAGCACCGGCCAGATGCAGTGCAAGGTCTACGACTCCCTGCTGGCGCTGCCCCAGGACCTGCAGGCTGCTCGCGCCCTCTGCGTCGTTGCCCTCCTTGTGGCCCTGCTCGGGCTGCTGGTCTACCTCGCGGGAGCCAAGTGTACCACCTGCGTGGAGGACAAGGACTCCAAGGCCCGTCTGGTGCTAGTCTCTGGGATCATCTTTGTCATCTCAGGGGTCCTGATCCTGATCCCCGTATGCTGGACGGCTCATGCCATCATCCGGGACTTCTACAACCCCCTGGTGTCAGACGCCCAAAAGCGGGAGCTGGGGGCCTCTCTCTACTTGGGCTGGGCAGCCTCCGGCCTTTTGTTGTTGGGCGGGGGGCTGCTGTGCTGCACCTGTCCCTCTGGGAGGTCCCGGGGCCCAAACCATTATATGGCCCGCTACTCGGCATCAGCCGCACAGGCCACCTCTCAGGGTGCCCCTGAGTACCCCACTAAGAATTACGTCTAATTCTGGTAGGGGAGTGGAGGCTCCCTCAGCAACCTGCTGGGCTGGAGACACGGAGACGGTTCCGCACACAGCTTggggattgtttttctttttcactcttgtGGGGAcgggtatttttaaaattcacttgatAACCTAACCAAGGAACCCAGGTCTCTCCTGGGCTCTGCTGTTGGTATTTCTTGCCTTTGGATGATGGCGCCAAGGAGGAGATGCTTTGGTTTCTGGATCTTTCTCCACCCTGGGCATCCCCTTCTTGGAGGCCAGCTGAAACTGTGGGCCAGCATAGCCGTCCGGGGGCTCTCAGCCTGTACTGAAGTCCCTCCTCACTGGCCAGCCTCTGGAACCCTTGGGGGCTCTCAAGCCTCACGGACACCGAAGAACTGCCCACCTCCCAGGTCTCAGCTGTGCTCCAGAtgctccaccccccaccaccctgatCCTCTCACCTTCAACCCTGCACACTTCTGCCACGCCACCCCACCAACACACTCACCAGTTTTTGCTGAATAAAGCAtgtcttattttgttctttgcctTGGGTGCTGCTGGGGGACTGCTGGGTGCCAAcctggcaggggaggaggagaacaCAAGGGACTCATCTTATCCTTGTGCCTCACCCGGGAAGGGAGGGTCTCCACTGCACAAGCCGTAGGCTGACAGCCCCCTGGAAGGCCACCTGGTCTTCCCCACCCAGCCACAGACCAGAAGAGCCAAGGTACAAATTCTCTTGTTTATTTCCCACTGGCAGGTGGGCATAGAGGGTGGGGTGATTGGCTGGGGCTCCTGGCCTGGACCTCTAGATTCAGGTGGTGGCCAGGCTGGGGAGGACCCACCCCAGGCAGGGATCCCCTCCTTATTTTGGAGCCAAGGACCTTCTGCCCTTTGGGTGAAGCTCGAATTCCTAGGCCAGGGGTAGCCTCAGAGGAAGAGGATGGCCAGCCTAAGCTGTGGATCAAAGAagggagcagagtggggaggtTAGGGGGGCAGAGGGGCACACCCTGTCAGTTATGGCTCTGCCTAGAGGGCAAGGTAGGAGAAGGACCCGTAGGGACCCCACTCCATAGCCAGCCCTGATTGGAGCTTCTGGGAAAGGCATTTTGCCTCGGGAGGTGTTGGCAGTGGGGGCAAGGTCAAGACTCTGAGCTGCGGGTTTCCAGGGACACTTTCCACGTCATACATAGTCCCTCTTGTCCAGTCCAGAAGCCCCTGAGCGGGAGGGGATGGAGTAACCCAGCCTTGGTCCTCTTGGCCGCTCAATCTGGGGTGGAGGGCACGTGCAGCAGAGGAGGCCCCCCCccaagcatgagcagggcagcAGCGGCCCAGCCCAGGTAGAGGGAGGCCCCCAGCTCCCGCTTGAGGGCCTCCGCCACCAGGGGGTTGTAGAAGTCCTGGATGACAGCGTGTGCGGTCCAGCAGACGGGGATGAGCACCAGGATGccggagaggaggaggaggacccccGCGGTGAGCACGATGCGGGCCTTGGCGCCTTCGTCCTCCACGCACGTGGTGCACTGGGCCCCTGTGATGGCCACCAGCAGTCCGAGCAGGGCCAGCAGGAGGGCAACGACGCAGAGGGCGCGAGCAGCCTGCAGGTCCTGGGGCAGCGCCAGCAGGGAGTCGTAGACCTTGCACTGCATCTGGCCGGTGCTCTGCACCACGCAGGACATCCACAGACCCTCCCATACCACCTGGGCCACCACGATGCTGTTGCCGATGAAGGCGGTCACCTTCCACAGGGGCAAGGCACACGACACCAGGGTGCCCAGCCAGCCCAGCACGGCCAGGGTCATACCCAGGAGTTCAAGGCCAGTTGAAGCCATCTTGTCCGCTCAGGTCTTCTTAACCCTAGACGGCCTGCTTGACTCCCAGGGGTGGGCCCGTTGCCACTGGGTGGGGGGTCTCAGTGCCCAGGACGTGGGGAAGTCAGTGGCCTTGGCCAGGACCGTCCCTCACATCCGTGGGCCTCTTGCAAAGCACCTCTCTCTGATCCGGACGCGCACAGATCAGTCTCACAGCCCTCAGCTGAGGCGTTCTCTCGAGGGTCCTGTTGGCCACTGCCCCCGTGACCCAGCTTGCAAAGACCCTCCGGACCCACCTGCAGGCTGAGCAGAGCCTTGTCCCGCCGGAGGCGCAGCGGCACACCGTCTGTGGGTGTCACCTGGGGACTCAGCTGGCTCCCAGGTGCAGGCGGGGTTTTgaggtggaggcaggggaggggcagtggagcCGAGACTGGGGAAAGCGGGAGCTACAGGCAGCGGGCAGAGctaggggtgggatggggagcctgggagggGATACTGCGACCggaatggggaaggaaagaacCTCGGTGCCTGTGGGAATGCAGGGACAAGGGAAAGGACAGACTGGCCAGCTGGGGAGCAAGGAGTAGGGCGGGGGATGGAGCTCTGGCAGTCTCGGCAAAGAGAAGTAGAGGTTCAGgctgccgccccctcccccagcaactcCTCCCTGTAGGCGTTTCAATCCGTGTTGCCAACACACCCGGATCCCCCAGTATCACACACACCCCAATCCAGCTTGTCCCCCTGCCCGCCCCAGGAACCTGATCTGTCTTCAGTCTCAGCCCAGTGGCCCCGGCTGCTCTCAAGGGAGGGGCCCCGCCCGCACTGTTCCCTGGGCGACAGGTGCCTGGAGCCCAGCTCAGGTAGCATCACCCAGGCAACGGCCTAgaaacccccccccaccccagctcaggtGTGCTGTCTCCACCCCCACACTGAAACTGAGGGCCCAGCTGAGCTGCCACAGGTCTCTAGGGGCCAAGGGATAAAGAATTTCTTGtgaaagcaggggaggggcacacAGGGGTCTGTGGGTGAAGGGGGAAGAGTAACAGAGACAGAAGCCCCAGCTGGAGGCGAGTCCCAGGACCCAAGGCTTTGCCATGAGGAGTAAATGGTCACTCTGGAGGAGCCCAAGAAGGTGACCCCAGGTGAACCCTGCCTCACTGTCCCCAGGAAAGACCCTCCCACTCCTGAGACCCCGTCGGAGCCTGTGACTCCTCTTGTGGGGGCAACCTGGGACTCAGACTATAATTCAAATCCTGCCACCAACCAGGGACCGATCATGGAAGGTCAAGGTCCTTACCCTTCTTAGGTCTAATACCCCTGTGAGAAACCTTACATGACCCACAAACATGGGCCCTTCGTATGGGGGGTCATGAACTCCCTCAAGCCCCTTTCTGGGTGCTAGGAACTGAGGGGAAAAGAATGGGAGACGCTGATGAAAATTCCTTCCTTTCATACACTTTCCTGGGTGGCAGGCGGACCCTTTaaggcagagctggggccccACTTAGAAGAGCATCTCACTTCCATACCTCCTCCTGAGAAGGGAGTGCCCATGGCCTATCTGCTCTATGAGGGGGTACCCCTTGTCAACCTGGGAAGTAACAGGGCCACTGGGGCCCCCCAACATGGGCTCTGAAGGCACCGCTCTAGGGCCCTGGGCGTGATGTGCACTGGGCGCCTCTCCACCCGTTCAGTTGGTGCACTGCTTCTGGGAATGCGGTTTTAGCACTTTGGGGAAGAAAGGTTTATACTTTCATCAGATTTGCAACAAGGTCATCTACCAAAAAAAGCTCGAGAGAACTGCTGAAAGGGAGACTGAGGCCAGCACCCAAGAGCAGGGCTGTGGGGTAGACTGCGGTGGCCCCGCGGACCCTGAGGGAATGGAAAGGGGCCAGAGGGGGCCGTGACTGAGCCTGCAGGCCGCAGTGATCCTGGGGAATCTCGGGGCTGTTTGCCCAGTTCATCCAGCGCCTGGGGCCCTGGATTTCACGCTGGGGAGGGGCGGCTGAGGAGAAGGGCAAACAGAGGCAAGCCTGGGGGCCTGGAGGAATCTGGACACACAGGTTGAAGCAGTTGTCGAGGCGACCTGAAGCCCAAGTCTTTGAGGGCTCCAGCAACCCTCCCTCGGGGCCTCCCATCCTGGGCAGCCCAGCCCCGGGTCTCTTTGCTCTCTAGACTCAGAGAAAGCCTAGGGTTTCATGAGATCAACTCACCCTGATGAGCCCAGGTCGCCTATGAGCCTGCAGTCAGGCCTGGTGCCAAGGACCCTCTGTTCCACCGGCAGCTCTAAACCCCCAGCGTTGTGACAGTCCCTGTGCGcgctgcacacacacaccctggctAAGCGTCCTGCCCCCGGGGGCAGCACCCATGACCCTCAGTGTTCTAGATCCAAATTCCTCTTGGGCTCAACAGGTCAACAGTTGAGCAGAGAAGACTGCACACTGCCAGGGGTGGGCTGGCCACATGGGAGGGGGTGCTCAGAGGCTGAAGACACAGACCCCCCAGCCAAGGCTTTCCTGGGGGGTGAACATGGGACAGGCTGTGGGAGAACAAGGAGAGGTCAGCAGGGATGGTCAGAGGAACCGCGAGCAGGAGGGCTAAGTGGCCGAGGGTGGATTCCCAGGGTCCCCAGGCGGGACAGGCTTCCCACCCTCAGCCCTCCTTAGGCCGTCTCGTGGGTCCTGGGGCCACCTGGACTGCGTGGGATCCGGGAACCAAAGGGTTAAAGTTGGGGCCCAGCAGGGACCATCAGTGGAGCTGGAATGCTATTGATATGGAGGTAGGACTCCCGGACACCCTCTGTGCTGTTACCACCTCCAAGTCCGctggactccccacccccacggccTCCGCTTCCGCTCTggaaagagatgggggagggaaacCCGCCCCAACACAGGACTgtggagggaaactgaggcacgggggaAGGGAGGGCGGCCTCACTCCACTCACTGCTTCGGGGAGTAGCACAACTGGACCAGATCTTTGTTCTGTGGAGGGACAGTGGGGTGGGGCCACTCAGGTGGGCGGAAGCAGCCGGCGCTGGGCTTAGGCAGGGGAAGGGCGGAAGCAGGTTAACTCCAATCCCAACAGCTGCCAGGCTTTTAGAGAAAAGTGTGGCCCAAAGACAAAGGAGGGGAACTGAAGGTCCCAGGCCACCATGGTGCCAAGAAGAggatggggtgggcagggggactGCACAACTCCAAGGGAACACCAGCCTCGGCTTTGGAGAGGTGCCCAAAGCCCCAGACTTTGTGGGTAGAAAAGCCAGATTCCCCGGGCCCCTGAACCAAAAGGTGCAGATGAAACCCTGGAGTCCCATGACAGCTCTCTACCCCCATTTTCCAGACAATGAAACAAGCTCAGAGCTCAATGGAAACTTGCCCACAGGTGCTTTGAAAAACAGGACAAGCCTGAAGCAGCTCCAGACCATGACCTCAAGGCCCTGAGCCCAGGGCTGGAGGGTGACCTGGGGGTCCCAGTGCCTCTTTGCCCACAACCGCCTCCTGGCCCCCCCACATCCTACCCCATTCCTCCCCAGccagttttccctccttccccttgcTCCTCCAGGCACCCGGCAGCCTGCTCCAGAAAGCCTGTGCACTGGACTGCCGCTGGATCTGATCACACCGGGAGGACCCCCTCCCagacccccaaccccaaccccgcTGTCAGGTCACTGGCTCTGCGCCCATCTGCTGTGGGCAGCCTCAGGGAGGATGGGTCAGACCTTGCTGAGTAAGTCACCAGTGCAGTAACCTCAGCTGCTTCCCTGCTGCAAAATGAGGGAAGGGAGAAGTCGGCCTTACCTACCCCCAGGGGCGCTACAAGAATCTGCCCGGGCAGGGAGCACCCCATGCACCTTGTGGGGGGATCACTGTAGGGCCTGACTTGTCACGAGACTCTTTTGATAACAGCATCATGGCCTTTTCACTCTGGTCAGACTCTGTAGACCTGGCGGCAGTTACCCATCTGGGGTTCTGAGTGGGGGTCACCCCTCACCTCAAGGCTGTGAACTTTCAGAGCGTGCCTTCAGTCTTGTCCTTCCTGCAGAGTCTGATTCTTAGCGGAGAGAGGAGAGCTGCAGGATGTCAGTGGAAGAAGCAAGCCAGCAGGAATGGGAACTCGGCCATAATtcaagaaaggggaaagggagtcATTAAGGTACTTAGTGGCTTGGGCTCCTGCTGATGAACTGCAAGGGCACCCAGGGCTCCAGGTCAGCAAGAGGCAAAGTGTCAAACACAGGGCTTGGGGAAGCTGGGAAGACAGCTCTGGAGGTGGGCCAGCCCCCCCTCTCCGGGGGAAGAACACTGCCCGTATGGGTTGCATGGTAGCCCTCAACACAGGCCAGGCCTTAAGCCCTGGAACCCGTGGCTTTCAAACAAATGGCCTTATTTGAAAACAGTCTTTGCAGCTGTaattaagataaattaaaaacctcaagatgagatcattctggattCAGGGTGGGCCCTACACTCAGTGACgggtgtcaaaagaaaaaaaaaaaaacaggaagatttGAGACACAGACACAGGGTAAGGCGGGGTGAAGCTCGAGCCCGAGGCTGGAGGGACAAGGCTGCAAGCCAAGGAACGCCAGGGTCACCAAGAGCTCGGAGAGGCAAGAGAGGATCCTCCCCAAGAGCCTTGGGAGGAGGACAGCCCTAAatgccttgattttggacttctggtttccagaaccttgagagaacagattctttttattttaagtggcCCAGTTTGTGGTGATTTGCGCCAGCAGTCCCAGGAAATTCATATACTGCCTTTCTTGCTGGTGGATCCCCGGCTCTCAGAGGTCGCCCAAGGTCAAGTTGGCTTCCCGATACCACTCTGGACCTGTAGAAGACCCATCGAGATAGGACATCTGCCTGGTTACCTGAGACCAAGCCACCTGAGTAACAAAGGGAACTTTTATTCGGGGTTGTGCGCTGCTGGGGAGAACCTGGCAGGGTAGGGATGGAGAGGGCAAGCAACTGTGGGGGGAGAATAGTAGCTTCCTTTCATGACTCACCTTGGGAGTGTTCCTGTCCCTGGTGGGGATGACCTGGTCCTTACATGTGATGCTGCTGCTCCTGGGCCCAGTATCGGTTAGCCATCAGCACCAGTGCTCTTCCGGGGCACCCAGGAAGAACCTTTGGATCTATTTCAGTTCACAGCCTGACTCCCGACTCGTAAGGCCGCGGGCAGGTTTCCGGAAGCCAAACACGCAGAGTGGGGCAGGGCCTTGTGATGGGACCCAAACCCTTCGTTTTAGAGGACAAAATGAGACATTTTGCGGACCCAGTCAGGGCATTTCAAACTCTTGTTTTCGTTTCCTCAAGCCAAGTGCGGTGGGCGCACCAACaaccgccccccccgccccaccgtcCCTGTCCAGAAGGCTCTGATAAGCCCGCACTTATCAGCACACGGGATGAGTTACGGTCTCAAATAACCAGGCAGGAGGCTTGCTGTAGGGCGGGCGgggaaaatggaataaagaccCTATTCTTTAAAACGAATGTATTTTTAGACTTGGTGCTTCCAACCCAAAGCTGGGCGGCTCCCCGGACACTCCCTCCCTCTTGCGCAGTCCAGGGCTTTCTGAAGCCGTCGGGGTGGGGAAGGCGGTCAGGGCGCCCGGCCCGGCAGTCCCAGGCGGGGCTGGTTACTAACCCGCCCGCAGCCCCTCGGGATCGACGGTCTCGGGAGAGCCGCGCCGTCAGCAGGGAGGCGACAGGAAGAGGTGCGGCGGCGGCATCGGCGGCATCgggggcggcggcagcggcgggggGAAGGCGGGCAGCAACcagggggcgcggggcgcgggcggcgCCAGCAGGCTGGAGGGCGCGGGCCGTGCgggcagcggcggcagcggctGGGGGGGCGGCTCGGCGACGAGCGGGGGCNNNNNNNNNNNNNNNNNNNNNNNNNNNNNNNNNNNNNNNNNNNNNNNNNNNNNNNNNNNNNNNNNNNNNNNNNNNNNNNNNNNNNNNNNNNNNNNNNNNNNNNNNNNNNNNNNNNNNNNNNNNNNNNNNNNNNNNNNNNNNNNNNNNNNNNNNNNNNNNNNNNNNNNNNNNNNNNNNNNNNNNNNNNNNNNNNNNNNNNNNNNNNNNNNNNNNNNNNNNNNNNNNNNNNNNNNNNNNNNNNNNNNNNNNNNNNNNNNNNNNNNNNNNNNNNNNNNNNNNNNNNNNNNNNNNNNNNNNNNNNNNNNNNNNNNNNNNNNNNNNNNNNNNNNNNNNNNNNNNNNNNNNNNNNNNNNNNNNNNNNNNNNNNNNNNNNNNNNNNNNNNNNNNNNNNNNNNNNNNNCGGGCGGCAGCTCCGGCGGCGCCAGGGGGGCGCCGGGGCCCCAGGGCGCGAGGGGCGCGGGCGGAGGCGCGGGCGCGGGCAGGCGCGGCAGGTCCTGCAGCGCGAGCGCGGCGGCCGGCGGCGCGGGCACGCAGGCCTCGGGCGGCAGCTCCGGCAGCGCCAGGTGGGCGCCGGGGCCCCAGGGCGCGAGGGGCTCGGGCCGCAGCGGAAGCGCGGGCAGAGGCGGCAGCTCCGCCAGGGCTAGCGCCgagggcggcggcggctgcgcgGGGCTCAGGCCGGGCGGCAGGCCGGGCAGCGGCGGGTGCGGCAGGGACGGCGCGGGCGGCGGGGTCAGCGACAGCGACGCGCGGGCCCGGCCCAGCCGCGAGTGGGCGCGGGCGCGGACGAGCCGCGGGTTCGAGCGGGAGCGGGGGAGCCGCGCCGCCAGCTTGGCCGCTGCTGTCCGCGCCAGGGCGCGGCGCCGGCCTCCCGCCTCGACGGTCCTTCCCACGGACGGCCGCGCGCGCGCAGGGACCGACCCAGCCAATCACCGGCCGGCGCGCGGGCCGCCTTCGCGTGGGTTCCACCGGCGGGCACGAGCTACTCCGGGCGGCCAATCAGAGGCGGCAGCGCTCTCAcaggccccacctcccaccagccCAGCGACCAGGCACTGCACATGTGCATTTGGCGCCCCCACCTGGCGTCAGGGTGCAGCCACGGAAGCCGCGCGCCGACGAAGGAGGTTAGCCCTTGGGGGACTCTGGAATGAGACGCCTGGGAGTGGGTCAAGACCTATGcagaggggtgccagggtggctcagtcgttaagtgtctgccttcagcttgggtcacgatcccggacttctgggatcgatccccgcatcgggctccctaatCAGctggaatcctgcttctccctcttccactccctctgcctgtgacccctctctccctgtgtctttctctgtcaaataaataaacaaaatcttttttaaaatttaaaaaaaaaaaagacctatgcAGATTCCCATTCaattatctttaagaaaagatCATTCAAAACCAGAATTTGATGACATGGAGCATTTACCTTAACAAAGGGTATAAATGACGGGTGACAAtcgggaaaaaggagagaattatCGATCTCTTTAAAATCGGGATAtagaaacttttattaaaataacagaacatgggacgcctgggtggctcagttggttaagcagctgccttcggctcaggtcatgatcccagcgtcctgggatcgagtcccacatcgggctccttgctcagcagggagcctgcttctccctctgcctctgcctgccattctgtctgcctgtgctcgctctgtccccctctctctctctgataaataaataaaatctttaaaataaaataaaataaaataaaataacagaacatTTCTAGGTGGGTTAGGAAGGCTATCACCCATTGCCCTCACTGAGACAGTCCGCTGGGTGGCCCCATGCCCAGATATTGGGTTGCAATCCTGTTCTCCAGTGTTAACAAAGATTCCACCGAGTAAATTTGCAGATTTAATCGACTTTAAGTGATTCAAGAATCAGGCAGCATCTGATCCACCAAATAGCAGGGAGCTGCCAGGAATTGTACagcatggaaggtttttataggaaggagggagagggggcaaGGGAGTTATAGCAAAAAAGATTGTtccaggcaaggtcaccttctcTTGCTGGGGTGGAGGGGCCTGCCTTGGGTGgattacctcatcttcctttgggtGGGGGTGGATAGTGAGGGCCCATGGGACATTAACTCATTCATGCTGAC includes:
- the CLDN9 gene encoding LOW QUALITY PROTEIN: claudin-9 (The sequence of the model RefSeq protein was modified relative to this genomic sequence to represent the inferred CDS: deleted 1 base in 1 codon), with translation MASTGLELLGMTLAVLGWLGTLVSCALPLWKVTAFIGNSIVVAQVVWEGLWMSCVVQSTGQMQCKVYDSLLALPQDLQAARALCVVALLLALLGLLVAITGAQCTTCVEDEGAKARIVLTAGVLLLLSGILVLIPVCWTAHAVIQDFYNPLVAEALKRELGASLYLGWAAAALLMLGGGLLCCTCPPPQIERPRGPRLGYSIPSRSGASGLDKRDYV
- the CLDN6 gene encoding claudin-6; the encoded protein is MASAGLQILGIVLTLLGWVNGLVSCALPLWKVTAFIGNSIVVAQVVWEGLWMSCVVQSTGQMQCKVYDSLLALPQDLQAARALCVVALLVALLGLLVYLAGAKCTTCVEDKDSKARLVLVSGIIFVISGVLILIPVCWTAHAIIRDFYNPLVSDAQKRELGASLYLGWAASGLLLLGGGLLCCTCPSGRSRGPNHYMARYSASAAQATSQGAPEYPTKNYV